TGTAAGGACCGACAGGATTACTACGCAGTCTGATGATTATGTATTGATTAATAATTTCTATATCACAATGGATTGTGTTCCTTTGTTAACTATTACAAGAGGCTTGCATCTTAAACAAGTAATAGAAATAATAAGGCACGGCTATTTCCCTCTATATATGATAAGTTGAGTCATTCCGTCATTGTGTATGTACCAAGTTATTTATTTTATGCATAATCATAGGGAATCATCGGGTATTCAGGTGACCTGGGTGGCATTGGCCCATGGCAAGATCCACCGTCAATTTCTTATTCTCCATCGAACGACTAGCCGTGCTCTGGCTAAAAAAAAGCCAGTATGTGCTCATTAGCGCTTTGGTCAGCAGAACAGTGAGACAGACGGATAGGTGTCATAGTTTTATAAACCGAACTGGTGAGGTTTTGTTGGTTAAGATTTTTATTGGTCGGGCCATCAGTTCATTGGTTCATTTGCGACCAAAACCCAAAATATTAAATGTATTTTCTCAAAATTTTGATCTCACATCAAATGAATACACATAATATTGGATGCATATCATTAATAATTACAAATTGTTATTAGCCTAGTTGCTTATTGGGCCTTTAGCATGCCTTTCCTAAAGGTTAGCTGTTTCATTCCTCGTTGATGCACCTTTTAAAATACTTTCTGGTTTTTACTAAAAGACCGGTACACCTTAAAAAACCATGCAAGATGCTGGTCCATGGTTTTTCCGGTCGGACCGCCGGTCTGGTCTAGTTTTTAAAACTATGATACGTGCTGGTGGTCGTAGATAGGATGCATACCTCTTAAGttttgtcttcctcctcctcctacaGTACAGCAAACCAATATCAGTTTTCCTAAAAAAACACTAGTTTTCATTTACGTGTTTTAAATAAGATCTCACGTGCATCCATGTACGGGTTATTCTCTCTGGTGATGAAACTTTTCCTTGTTCTTGTTTTTCTTTCCTCCAATGATATTTTTTTCCATATGATGATGTTATTCATTGCTGCAGCCTAGCACTACTTTTTCCATCTCCTATCCGCTATCCATCGATGTACCATATTCATGCCATTTCGTACAATCCTACCAGATCATTTATATAACCACATTGTCTTAGCATACTCTTATTGCAGAACGAGGAGCGCATCGCACGATACAGATCCAACGCTTCTGAATCGAGGGGCGCCACACCTAGTGGACACCAAATCCTCACTCTATTTTTATTCATATAACATTATATTGACAGAAAAATAAATCATACAACAGTACACATACAAATACCCTGAGGTCCCGAACGCGAAAGACTCACGCAAGATACAATTGCAGATAAGAAAAAGAGACCAAAGGTTACATTTCTCGCTTCTTCAACTTCACCATGAGTCCATTTTTCATCTGCAGCACACAAGACATCTTCGGCTGGACTCTCTGCCCTTCAACCACTTCCACATCAAAGTTCCACACCATTGCCGCAACAATAGTATTCATCTGCATGAATGAGACGTCCTTGCCAAGGCACAGCCTCGGGCCCGAGCTGAATGACAAAAATTTGTAAGACGGCACGTACCGCAGTTTCTTGCCATCCTCTGAGAGCCATCTATCCGGGTTATACTCCCGGCAGTCTTTCCCCCACACGCCTTCCATTCTCCCCATGGAGTGGAGAGAAATTAATAAGGTGTCACCGGCGTGTACCACATGGCCACTCGGCATCACGTCGTGGGCGACCGCCGTCTTACGCTCGATGGGGACCGGGGGGTGCAACCTGAGAGACTCGTGTATGGCGGCTCTCATGTAGACGAGAGATTTTGTCTCCTCCGGTTCAAAGATCACCATCGTGCTGCTATTGTTGGCGCCTGTGGCTGCTTTCTGTGATGCGATGGGTGATAGTTCGTGGCGGATGAACGACACGACATGAGGGTTCTGGGCGAGGTTGTAGAAGACCCATGTCAAAGCTGTGCCGATCGTGTCCCTCCCGGCGATCATGTAGTTGATGAGCGTCGCATGGAGCAAGCCATCGTTCTGCTGGTAGTCTGGATCGTCGATGTAGGAAGACAGGATGTCCACGGAAGGAGCTCCCTCATTACCAGCATgttccttcctcttcctcctctccatcatctcctcaATGAACCCTCGTAGAACCGTGTGTGCTGCGGCGAGCTTCCTTTCCGGGCCGATGTTTAGCCGCCTCATCACCTTCCAACCAGAGGTCGGCACGATGTGCCGGAACAAGGCCACCTCCATGACCGTGTCCATGGCGACCGCGGCGTCCATGGGCGGCATGTCCGAGGACAGGAGGCCTGGGTCCACGCCAAAGAGAGGCGTGGCGGTCATGTCGAGCACGAGCCTTATTGTCAAATCTTGCAGGTCGAACGTGGTCCCGGTGCTCGCCATGTGCATGAGCACCGGGAGGAGGCCGTTCTCCACCTTGTCGCGGCAGCAAGCGGTCATACAGGCAAGCAACCGTGGGTTGCTCAAGACTCTCTGGGCTCTTGCGCGCTGCCGACGCCAGGGCTCGCCTTCGGTGGTGAAGAAGCTGCCACCCGCGATGTCAAAGATGGCGGCGAACTCCGCGCCCTTGGGGAAGTTTGCATGGTTCGTCGTGAAGATGTGCCGGACGTTGGCCGGTTCGCATGTGATGAAGAACCGCAACCCGGTCCCAGGCGGGCCGTGCGCCCTGAAGTTGTGGCCTGATCcggcgaggacgacggcgaggtAGTCGTGCAGGTTGTGGAAGTTGGCGATAAGGTAAGGGAACACCCCCACTATTGGCCAGTTTATGGGGAGCACTGATGGGTTCTTTGATCTGCTAGACCTGAGGTACAACATCAGGGGAAGAAGAATGATGGCGAGTGTGGAGATGAGCAGCTCTTGCGAGAACGAGATCGACATTGTTATCAGTGGTGTGGGGAGATGCTTTTACTTTGGGTGTATATATGCTGCATGAACATGGCGGTGGCTCCATTTATATAGTGAGAAGTTTCCCTCGGTGGCATGCATGCAGCAGCCATGAGTCCTCTGTGTTTATTAGTTAATGCTCGGGCACAAAATCCGAAAAATTGTACTGTAGTAAATGTGTGGGAGGTTTAGCGCTGGCAGTTGGTTCGATGTATGCATTAATAGAGTCAACGATGAGAGTTGCTTAACTATATGCTGGCAATCCTTGATATGTATCCAGAATGCCTAATCCATTTTCGTGTGCTTAATCCCATGCTGCATTAACTAAGGTTTAGAAGACACTGTCATAATCAGTGGAGTATGATGTATGTATCGTGAAGATCCACAAGGCCTTGGTTT
This is a stretch of genomic DNA from Triticum aestivum cultivar Chinese Spring unplaced genomic scaffold, IWGSC CS RefSeq v2.1 scaffold62099, whole genome shotgun sequence. It encodes these proteins:
- the LOC123176807 gene encoding noroxomaritidine synthase 2-like encodes the protein MSISFSQELLISTLAIILLPLMLYLRSSRSKNPSVLPINWPIVGVFPYLIANFHNLHDYLAVVLAGSGHNFRAHGPPGTGLRFFITCEPANVRHIFTTNHANFPKGAEFAAIFDIAGGSFFTTEGEPWRRQRARAQRVLSNPRLLACMTACCRDKVENGLLPVLMHMASTGTTFDLQDLTIRLVLDMTATPLFGVDPGLLSSDMPPMDAAVAMDTVMEVALFRHIVPTSGWKVMRRLNIGPERKLAAAHTVLRGFIEEMMERRKRKEHAGNEGAPSVDILSSYIDDPDYQQNDGLLHATLINYMIAGRDTIGTALTWVFYNLAQNPHVVSFIRHELSPIASQKAATGANNSSTMVIFEPEETKSLVYMRAAIHESLRLHPPVPIERKTAVAHDVMPSGHVVHAGDTLLISLHSMGRMEGVWGKDCREYNPDRWLSEDGKKLRYVPSYKFLSFSSGPRLCLGKDVSFMQMNTIVAAMVWNFDVEVVEGQRVQPKMSCVLQMKNGLMVKLKKREM